In one Streptomyces sp. NBC_00597 genomic region, the following are encoded:
- the tuf gene encoding elongation factor Tu, with protein MAKAKFERTKPHVNIGTIGHIDHGKTTLTAAITKVLHDAYPDLNEASAFDQIDKAPEERQRGITISIAHVEYQTEARHYAHVDCPGHADYIKNMITGAAQMDGAILVVAATDGPMPQTKEHVLLARQVGVPYIVVALNKADMVDDEEILELVELEVRELLSEYEFPGDDLPVVRVSALKALEGDKEWGEKLLGLMAAVDEAIPTPPRDTDKPFLMPVEDVFTITGRGTVVTGRIERGVLKVNETVDIIGIKEEKTTTTVTGIEMFRKLLDEGQAGENVGLLLRGIKREDVERGQVIIKPGSVTPHTEFEAQAYILSKDEGGRHTPFFNNYRPQFYFRTTDVTGVVTLPAGTEMVMPGDNTEMSVALIQPIAMEEGLKFAIREGGRTVGAGQVIKITK; from the coding sequence GTGGCGAAGGCGAAGTTCGAGCGGACTAAGCCGCACGTCAACATCGGCACCATCGGTCACATTGACCACGGTAAGACGACCCTCACGGCCGCCATTACCAAGGTGCTGCACGACGCGTACCCGGACCTGAACGAGGCCTCGGCCTTCGACCAGATCGACAAGGCTCCTGAGGAGCGCCAGCGCGGTATCACCATCTCCATCGCGCACGTCGAGTACCAGACCGAGGCGCGTCACTACGCCCACGTCGACTGCCCGGGTCACGCGGACTACATCAAGAACATGATCACCGGTGCCGCGCAGATGGACGGCGCGATCCTCGTGGTCGCCGCCACCGACGGCCCGATGCCGCAGACCAAGGAGCACGTGCTCCTGGCCCGCCAGGTCGGCGTCCCCTACATCGTCGTCGCCCTGAACAAGGCCGACATGGTGGACGACGAGGAGATCCTGGAGCTCGTCGAGCTCGAGGTCCGTGAGCTGCTCTCCGAGTACGAGTTCCCGGGCGACGACCTGCCGGTCGTCCGCGTCTCCGCGCTGAAGGCCCTTGAGGGCGACAAGGAGTGGGGCGAGAAGCTTCTCGGCCTCATGGCTGCCGTCGACGAGGCCATCCCGACCCCGCCGCGTGACACCGACAAGCCGTTCCTCATGCCCGTCGAGGACGTCTTCACGATCACCGGTCGCGGTACGGTCGTCACCGGCCGTATCGAGCGTGGTGTCCTGAAGGTCAACGAGACCGTCGACATCATCGGTATCAAGGAAGAGAAGACCACCACCACGGTCACCGGTATCGAGATGTTCCGCAAGCTGCTCGACGAGGGCCAGGCCGGCGAGAACGTCGGTCTGCTCCTCCGTGGCATCAAGCGCGAGGACGTCGAGCGCGGCCAGGTCATCATCAAGCCCGGTTCGGTCACGCCGCACACCGAGTTCGAGGCCCAGGCCTACATCCTGTCGAAGGACGAGGGTGGCCGTCACACCCCCTTCTTCAACAACTACCGCCCGCAGTTCTACTTCCGTACCACGGACGTCACGGGTGTCGTCACCCTGCCGGCCGGCACGGAGATGGTCATGCCGGGCGACAACACCGAGATGTCGGTCGCGCTGATCCAGCCGATCGCCATGGAGGAGGGCCTGAAGTTCGCCATCCGTGAGGGTGGTC